One genomic region from Pantanalinema sp. encodes:
- a CDS encoding BamA/TamA family outer membrane protein, with product MTAPLLAIALCAGLWAAVPARAEAAPSAASIDGVRVEGNHETRADTILREITQRAGEPLDALRLEADLARLYKLNFFDRVDYALESSQDPARATLVVSVKEKQTWMLFPAVTYTSLDGLLLSLNYRKDNLLGTGQSLGANINLARNYYYYLNYANPWFGSGKTTLDSTLFAQRVWNNLAVGANVAMPGLIVERQGFNATVGRPVFGDPIASQWQGALVVKAERTALQDFNQAPLGGSALFASGGNADVQAIAGAKLTFDSRDLNLNPTSGWFNALSAEQFVPGLGASNLTRLKLDLSRYLPLGGGHTLALGTRVGHVFSPTGEAVPVYERFFPVVENAVRGWPENPSPEELARFTLGSSSGDSYALASAEYRFPIAWLLSGALFADSGLFWDQAKDNFSWDRTRSGYGAGLRVNMPALGALRIDYGMKEWDPAGGVLQLAVGHKF from the coding sequence ATGACAGCCCCCCTCCTTGCGATCGCCCTCTGCGCCGGGCTGTGGGCCGCCGTTCCGGCTCGCGCCGAGGCGGCGCCGAGCGCCGCCTCCATCGACGGGGTGCGGGTCGAGGGCAACCACGAGACCCGCGCCGACACCATCCTGCGCGAGATCACGCAGAGGGCGGGCGAGCCTCTGGACGCCCTGCGCCTCGAGGCGGACCTCGCCAGGCTCTACAAGCTCAACTTCTTCGATCGGGTGGACTACGCGCTAGAGAGCAGCCAGGACCCGGCGCGCGCGACGCTGGTGGTCTCGGTCAAGGAGAAGCAGACCTGGATGCTCTTCCCGGCCGTGACCTACACCAGCCTGGACGGGCTGCTGTTGAGCCTCAACTACCGCAAGGACAACCTGCTCGGCACGGGCCAGTCGCTGGGCGCCAACATCAACCTGGCGCGCAACTACTACTACTACCTCAACTACGCCAACCCCTGGTTCGGTTCGGGCAAGACGACCCTCGACTCGACCCTGTTCGCTCAGCGCGTGTGGAACAACCTGGCCGTCGGCGCGAACGTCGCCATGCCAGGCCTTATCGTGGAGCGGCAGGGCTTCAACGCCACCGTCGGGCGCCCGGTGTTCGGCGACCCGATCGCAAGCCAGTGGCAGGGCGCGCTGGTCGTCAAGGCCGAGCGCACCGCCCTCCAGGACTTCAACCAGGCGCCCCTCGGCGGCAGCGCGCTTTTCGCCTCGGGCGGCAACGCGGACGTGCAGGCGATCGCAGGCGCCAAGCTCACCTTCGACTCGCGCGACCTCAACCTCAACCCGACCAGCGGCTGGTTCAACGCCTTGAGCGCCGAGCAGTTCGTGCCGGGGCTGGGGGCGTCGAACCTGACCCGGCTCAAGCTTGACCTGAGCCGCTACTTGCCCCTGGGTGGCGGGCACACCCTGGCGCTCGGCACCCGCGTGGGCCACGTCTTCTCGCCGACGGGCGAGGCGGTGCCCGTCTACGAGCGCTTCTTCCCGGTGGTCGAGAACGCGGTGCGCGGCTGGCCGGAGAACCCGTCGCCCGAGGAGCTCGCGCGCTTCACGCTCGGCAGCTCGTCGGGCGACTCCTACGCGCTGGCGAGCGCGGAGTACCGCTTCCCGATCGCCTGGCTCCTCTCCGGGGCGCTGTTCGCGGACTCGGGCCTCTTCTGGGACCAGGCCAAGGACAACTTCTCGTGGGATCGCACCCGCTCGGGCTACGGGGCGGGGCTGCGGGTCAACATGCCGGCGCTCGGCGCCCTGCGCATCGACTACGGCATGAAGGAGTGGGACCCCGCGGGCGGGGTCCTGCAACTCGCGGTCGGGCACAAGTTCTAG
- a CDS encoding peptidylprolyl isomerase, translated as MKNSTKAAYGLALALLIGGVTASCTALTFNKDGYVATVNGHKVSLKDYNQALEQQKKQYGLRFGVDFNTTQGKEMLAGMQQQLLQQLTERELLLLETEKRGLQATEAEVEAKLADVKKQFPDNAAFEKAIKDYGLTPADLKSQLHKAVAIEKLQKDVGKDISVTDAQISDYYAKNKAQFAHGEEVEASHILIKIDETAKDKPKEEARALAKIKAIQAKIKAGGDFAKLAGENSDDPGSKAQGGSLGFFGKGRMVPEFEKTSFAMKDGQVSEPFKTQFGYHIIKRTAYRPARTESLAEVSKGIREQLQAQQQGERFQQFVETLKKDAKIEIRPEYQPKQASNSAAPFMPEKK; from the coding sequence TTGAAGAACTCGACGAAGGCCGCCTACGGCCTGGCCCTGGCCCTGCTGATCGGGGGCGTCACCGCGAGCTGCACGGCCCTCACCTTCAACAAGGACGGCTACGTCGCGACCGTCAACGGTCACAAGGTCTCCCTCAAGGACTACAACCAGGCCCTCGAGCAGCAGAAGAAGCAATACGGCCTTCGCTTCGGGGTGGACTTCAACACGACCCAGGGCAAGGAGATGCTCGCCGGCATGCAGCAGCAACTGCTGCAGCAGCTCACCGAGCGTGAGCTCCTGCTCCTGGAGACCGAGAAGCGCGGCCTGCAGGCCACCGAGGCCGAGGTCGAGGCCAAGCTCGCCGACGTCAAGAAGCAGTTCCCCGACAACGCGGCCTTCGAGAAGGCCATCAAGGACTACGGCCTGACGCCTGCCGACCTCAAGTCGCAGCTCCACAAGGCCGTGGCCATCGAGAAGCTCCAGAAGGACGTGGGCAAGGACATCAGCGTCACCGACGCCCAGATCTCGGACTACTACGCCAAGAACAAGGCCCAGTTCGCCCACGGCGAGGAGGTCGAGGCGAGCCACATCCTGATCAAGATCGACGAGACGGCCAAGGACAAGCCCAAGGAAGAGGCCCGGGCCCTCGCCAAGATCAAGGCGATCCAGGCCAAGATCAAGGCGGGCGGCGACTTCGCCAAGCTCGCGGGCGAGAACTCGGACGACCCCGGCAGCAAGGCCCAGGGCGGCAGCCTCGGGTTCTTCGGCAAGGGGCGCATGGTGCCCGAGTTCGAGAAGACCTCCTTTGCCATGAAGGACGGCCAGGTCTCGGAGCCCTTCAAGACCCAGTTCGGCTACCACATCATCAAGCGCACCGCGTATCGCCCGGCGCGCACCGAGTCGCTCGCCGAGGTCTCGAAGGGCATCCGCGAGCAGCTCCAGGCCCAGCAGCAGGGCGAGCGCTTCCAGCAGTTCGTGGAGACCCTCAAGAAGGACGCCAAGATCGAGATCCGCCCCGAGTACCAGCCCAAGCAAGCTTCCAACTCTGCCGCCCCCTTCATGCCGGAGAAGAAATAG
- the mazG gene encoding nucleoside triphosphate pyrophosphohydrolase yields the protein MGSITVVGLGPGDPGQLTLAAKEALDSAKRLFLRTEIHPTTPSMRKWGLKWESFDPYYQQGASFQEVYGRIVARLVEVARTEDVVYAVPGHPLVAEDAVTALLKQDEVKVEVVAGLSALDAIYAKVGLDPNSGMQVVDGLALEGRELHPDWHTLVMQLYSPQVASEVKLHLMRFWPDDHPVTVIRAAGVEGLERLETVPLYEIDRLPWIDYLSSLYLGPGPKRGFSRLVSIISRLRAPDGCPWDREQTPESLRKFVLEEAYETVEAIDSGDEGAIEEELGDLLLQVVLQAQIFAEQDAFDVQDVCEAISDKLVRRHPHVFGEVSVSSSDEVIRNWADIKAEEKAKPGLSESALAGVGTALPALVVSEKLQAKASRVRFDWADPYKVLDKVEEELAELKEAMEEQHGEAALTHELGDVLTAVVNLSRQLKVDPEEALRQANARFKRRFQKMEDLAEGKFAELELDQMEALWQRAKAIVG from the coding sequence ATGGGTTCCATCACCGTCGTAGGCCTCGGGCCGGGGGACCCCGGCCAGCTCACCCTCGCAGCCAAGGAGGCGCTGGATAGCGCCAAGCGCCTCTTCCTGCGCACCGAGATCCACCCCACGACCCCCTCCATGCGCAAGTGGGGCCTCAAGTGGGAGTCGTTCGATCCCTACTACCAGCAGGGCGCCTCGTTCCAGGAGGTCTACGGCCGCATCGTCGCGCGCCTCGTCGAGGTGGCCCGCACCGAGGACGTGGTCTACGCCGTCCCCGGCCACCCCCTGGTGGCCGAGGACGCCGTGACCGCGCTTTTGAAGCAGGACGAGGTCAAGGTCGAGGTGGTGGCGGGCCTCAGCGCCCTCGACGCCATCTACGCGAAGGTCGGGCTCGACCCCAATTCCGGCATGCAGGTGGTGGACGGCCTCGCCCTCGAGGGCCGCGAGCTGCATCCCGACTGGCACACCCTCGTCATGCAGCTGTACTCGCCCCAGGTCGCCAGCGAGGTCAAGCTGCACCTGATGCGGTTCTGGCCCGACGACCACCCCGTCACGGTGATCCGGGCGGCCGGCGTCGAGGGGCTGGAGCGCCTCGAGACCGTTCCGCTGTACGAGATCGATCGCCTTCCCTGGATCGATTACCTCTCGAGCCTCTACCTGGGCCCCGGCCCCAAGCGCGGCTTCTCGCGCCTGGTTTCGATCATTTCGCGCCTGCGCGCGCCCGACGGCTGCCCCTGGGACCGCGAGCAGACCCCCGAGTCCCTGCGCAAGTTCGTGCTCGAGGAAGCCTACGAGACGGTCGAGGCCATCGACTCGGGCGACGAGGGCGCCATCGAGGAGGAGCTGGGCGATCTGCTCTTGCAGGTGGTGCTCCAGGCCCAGATCTTCGCCGAGCAGGACGCCTTCGACGTCCAGGACGTCTGCGAGGCCATCTCGGACAAGCTGGTGCGGCGTCACCCCCACGTCTTCGGCGAGGTGAGCGTCTCGAGCAGCGACGAGGTGATCAGGAACTGGGCCGACATCAAGGCCGAGGAGAAGGCCAAGCCGGGCCTGAGCGAGTCGGCGCTTGCGGGCGTCGGCACGGCCCTTCCGGCCCTGGTCGTCTCGGAGAAGCTCCAGGCCAAGGCCTCACGCGTGCGCTTCGACTGGGCCGACCCCTACAAGGTCCTCGACAAGGTCGAGGAGGAGCTCGCAGAGCTCAAGGAGGCCATGGAGGAGCAGCACGGCGAAGCGGCCCTGACCCACGAGCTGGGCGACGTGCTGACGGCCGTGGTCAACCTCTCGCGCCAGCTCAAGGTCGACCCCGAGGAGGCCCTTCGCCAGGCCAACGCCCGCTTCAAGCGCCGCTTCCAGAAGATGGAGGACCTGGCCGAGGGCAAGTTCGCCGAGCTCGAGCTCGACCAGATGGAGGCCCTGTGGCAACGGGCCAAGGCCATCGTCGGATGA
- a CDS encoding 7TM diverse intracellular signaling domain-containing protein yields MHISFNTWRSAWGRMVASALLLFVLLLIALRPSAPVARPPEAVRGIMDLGAWRLGDAPPVALSGEWRYYPGRMIGPEAFNGGRAPAGAEWIRIPAPLNQPSGGLGRDPARPFGTYVLELAGVPAPALYGLKRINLLADVRIFVGDELLYERRRAPLRDYPNERNSAFFRLDKAPERLILQVLDVDRERGATLDAFLLGTERQIQGSRERQLAMDLFMFGSILLMGLYHLGLYVSRRKDPSTFFFGLFCSIIAVRVLFTNEYYILTLVPELSWRVVNRVEYLTYYLALPAFVRFLRALFPREVPRWAAHVVLGVSLLASAVVVLAPFGVYERTLHPFDYFTVAAAVFVVAAIVRAAFRRREGAIAALVAFLILFATALNDILLSIEAIQSRYMVHFGLLAFIFTQSFLLANRFARAFATVEELSERLLVLDRLKDELLAATTRFVPNQLMRLLNKDSIVDVRLGDQIQRRMTVLFSDIRSFTTLSEQMTPQENFNFINSYLGQMGPIIREHDGFIDKYIGDAIMALFDRSPDGAIAAGVAMLRKLEGYNEGRRKAGYAPIAIGIGINTGELMLGTIGERDRMEGTVISDAVNLASRVEGLTKEYAASLLITDETLRHLEHPERIAVRFLDRVKVKGKSEPVMVYEVIDGDSLPLRQGKLRLRDRFERAVALYQEGRFDEAQALFAHCVEEVPEDGAARAYQERCRLRLSRV; encoded by the coding sequence ATGCACATCTCCTTCAATACCTGGCGTTCCGCCTGGGGCCGCATGGTGGCAAGCGCCTTGCTGCTGTTCGTTCTACTCCTGATCGCGCTGCGCCCCTCGGCGCCGGTGGCCAGGCCCCCCGAGGCCGTCCGGGGGATCATGGACCTCGGCGCATGGCGCCTGGGCGACGCGCCGCCCGTCGCGCTCTCGGGCGAGTGGCGCTACTATCCCGGCCGGATGATAGGCCCCGAGGCCTTCAACGGCGGCAGGGCGCCCGCAGGAGCGGAGTGGATCCGGATCCCCGCGCCGCTCAACCAGCCTTCAGGCGGACTGGGACGAGACCCCGCGCGGCCTTTCGGGACCTACGTCCTGGAGCTCGCGGGGGTTCCAGCCCCCGCCCTCTACGGCCTCAAGCGGATCAACCTGCTCGCCGACGTGCGGATCTTCGTGGGGGACGAGCTGCTCTACGAGCGTCGCCGGGCTCCCCTCAGGGATTACCCCAACGAGCGGAACTCCGCCTTCTTCAGGCTCGACAAGGCCCCCGAGCGCCTCATCCTGCAGGTCCTCGACGTCGATCGCGAGCGAGGGGCGACCCTCGATGCCTTCCTGCTGGGCACCGAGCGCCAGATCCAGGGATCCCGCGAGCGGCAGCTGGCCATGGACCTCTTCATGTTCGGCAGCATCCTCCTGATGGGCCTCTATCACCTGGGCCTGTACGTCTCGCGCCGCAAGGACCCTTCGACCTTCTTCTTCGGCCTGTTCTGCTCGATCATCGCGGTGCGGGTGCTGTTCACCAACGAGTACTACATCCTGACGCTTGTCCCCGAGCTGAGCTGGCGCGTGGTGAACCGGGTGGAGTACCTGACCTACTACCTGGCGCTGCCCGCCTTCGTGCGCTTTCTGCGCGCCCTCTTCCCCCGCGAGGTGCCTCGGTGGGCGGCGCACGTCGTGCTCGGCGTCTCGCTTCTGGCGAGCGCGGTGGTCGTCCTGGCGCCCTTCGGCGTCTACGAGCGGACCCTTCACCCCTTCGACTACTTCACGGTGGCGGCGGCCGTTTTCGTCGTGGCGGCGATCGTGCGCGCGGCCTTTCGCAGGCGAGAGGGGGCGATCGCGGCCCTGGTCGCCTTCTTGATCCTGTTCGCCACCGCCCTCAACGACATCCTGCTCTCCATCGAGGCGATCCAGTCGCGCTACATGGTCCACTTCGGCTTGTTGGCCTTCATCTTCACCCAGTCCTTCCTGCTGGCCAACCGCTTCGCGCGGGCCTTCGCCACCGTCGAGGAGCTCTCGGAGCGCCTTCTGGTCCTCGACCGCCTCAAGGACGAGTTGCTCGCGGCGACCACGCGCTTCGTCCCCAACCAGCTCATGAGGCTGCTGAACAAGGACAGCATCGTGGACGTGCGCCTGGGGGACCAGATCCAGAGGCGCATGACGGTCCTCTTCTCGGACATCCGATCCTTCACCACCCTCTCCGAGCAGATGACCCCGCAGGAGAACTTCAACTTCATCAACTCCTACCTCGGCCAGATGGGCCCCATCATCCGCGAGCACGACGGCTTCATCGACAAGTACATCGGAGACGCGATCATGGCGCTGTTCGACCGCTCTCCCGACGGGGCGATCGCGGCCGGGGTGGCCATGCTTCGCAAGCTCGAGGGCTACAACGAGGGGCGTCGCAAGGCGGGCTACGCCCCCATCGCGATCGGGATCGGGATCAACACCGGCGAGCTGATGCTCGGCACCATCGGCGAGCGCGATCGCATGGAGGGCACCGTCATCAGCGACGCGGTGAACCTCGCCTCGCGGGTCGAGGGCCTCACCAAGGAGTACGCCGCCTCCCTGCTCATCACCGACGAGACCCTGCGCCACCTCGAGCACCCCGAGCGCATCGCGGTGCGCTTTCTGGACCGGGTCAAGGTCAAGGGCAAGTCCGAGCCGGTCATGGTGTACGAGGTCATCGACGGGGATTCCCTGCCCCTTCGCCAGGGCAAGCTGCGGCTGCGCGATCGCTTCGAGCGCGCCGTGGCCCTGTACCAGGAGGGTCGCTTCGACGAGGCGCAGGCCCTCTTCGCCCACTGCGTCGAGGAAGTCCCCGAGGACGGTGCGGCGCGCGCTTACCAGGAGCGGTGCCGGCTCAGGCTCAGCCGGGTCTGA